The Exiguobacterium aurantiacum DSM 6208 genome includes a window with the following:
- a CDS encoding 2-oxoglutarate dehydrogenase E1 component, translating into MGESSNGHEALQSFYGPNLGYIVELYEQYLEDPESVDAETRRYFDEHGAPETALPETPAASFDLEKVVAATRLVNDIRALGHKAADIYPLKDHPREHGLFAFDRYGLEEADLTQIPAHLLTEDVPKAGANALELVRHLLDVYTDTVAIELRHLDDMEEKRWIRRRIEQGALKAKLSKNEKIELFERLAETELFESFLHKTYVGQKRFSIEGLDAMVPLLDAMVGRLISSGSEHINIGMAHRGRLNVLAHVLGKPYEMIFAEFQHAPNKELIPSEGSIGINFGWSGDVKYHLGLDRKVLEEKKEVRLNLANNPSHLEFVGAVVEGYTRAAQDDRSEKGMAVQHDDKAASILIHGDAAFPGQGIVAETLNMTNLKGYRTAGTVHVIANNTIGFTTDPSDSRSTRYASDIAKGYEIPVFHVNADDPEACIAVAKLCSEYRATFHKDILVDLVGYRRYGHNEMDEPMNTNPVLYKAIKGHQSVRHVYADRLESEGVMTKEDKAKIEQSIEGRLKSARDLVPAEEEDADIVLPEAVHKGFPSVETSVDRDVLKRLNDDLLEWPEGFGVFHKLQKVLDRRRDAFGENGKVDWGHAETLAYASIISDGTPIRLSGQDSERGTFAQRNIMLNDVETGKKFSPLHHLSTANASFSVFNSPLSEGSVLGFEYGYNVFAQDTLVLWEAQYGDFANSAQVMFDQFISAGRAKWGQKSGLVMLLPHGYEGQGPEHSSARMERYLTLAGEKNWTVANLSTAAQYFHILRRQAKMLGTEQVRPMIIMTPKSLLRHPLAASPVEDLADGSFCPIVEQPGLGETPDKVERLVFCSGKMAIDLQEATMKSEESLDFLHIIRVEEIYPFPVREIRDVISRYPNAKEIVWVQEEPKNMGAWTYIEPRLEAVTSNRLNVRYIGRRRRSSPAEGNPTAHKQEQARIIHDALSRDVVSSAAGTSTYQKDRK; encoded by the coding sequence ATGGGAGAGTCGTCGAACGGTCACGAAGCGTTGCAATCATTTTATGGTCCAAACTTAGGCTACATCGTTGAATTGTACGAGCAATATTTGGAAGACCCAGAATCAGTCGATGCGGAGACGCGTCGTTACTTTGACGAGCACGGGGCACCGGAAACGGCATTGCCAGAAACTCCGGCCGCTTCATTTGATTTAGAGAAAGTCGTGGCAGCGACACGGCTGGTCAATGACATTCGGGCACTCGGCCATAAAGCGGCTGATATCTACCCGCTCAAAGACCACCCGCGCGAACACGGCTTGTTTGCGTTCGATCGGTACGGGTTAGAAGAAGCGGACTTGACACAGATCCCGGCCCACTTATTGACAGAAGATGTGCCGAAGGCCGGCGCGAACGCGCTCGAGCTCGTCCGTCACTTGCTTGACGTCTACACGGACACGGTCGCCATCGAGCTCCGTCATTTAGATGACATGGAAGAGAAACGATGGATTCGCCGTCGCATCGAGCAAGGGGCGCTCAAAGCGAAACTGTCGAAGAACGAGAAAATCGAATTGTTTGAACGCCTGGCCGAGACAGAACTGTTCGAGTCGTTCCTTCATAAGACGTACGTCGGTCAAAAGCGGTTCTCGATCGAGGGGCTCGACGCGATGGTACCGCTCCTTGACGCGATGGTCGGCAGACTCATCTCGAGCGGGTCGGAACATATCAACATCGGGATGGCGCACCGGGGACGCTTGAACGTCCTCGCGCATGTGCTCGGGAAACCGTATGAGATGATTTTTGCCGAGTTCCAACACGCGCCGAACAAAGAGCTGATCCCGTCAGAAGGCTCAATCGGCATCAACTTCGGCTGGTCAGGGGACGTCAAGTATCACCTCGGCCTCGACCGGAAAGTACTTGAAGAGAAAAAAGAAGTCCGTTTGAACCTCGCCAACAACCCGAGTCACCTCGAGTTCGTCGGTGCCGTCGTCGAAGGATACACACGTGCCGCGCAAGACGATCGCTCTGAAAAAGGGATGGCCGTCCAGCACGACGACAAAGCCGCCTCGATTTTGATTCACGGGGATGCCGCCTTCCCAGGCCAAGGCATCGTCGCTGAGACACTCAACATGACGAACTTGAAAGGGTATCGCACGGCCGGAACGGTTCACGTCATCGCCAACAACACGATCGGCTTCACGACCGACCCGAGCGACTCGCGCTCGACGCGTTACGCGAGTGACATCGCCAAAGGATATGAGATCCCGGTGTTCCACGTCAACGCCGATGATCCGGAAGCTTGTATCGCCGTCGCCAAGCTATGCAGCGAATACCGTGCCACATTCCATAAAGACATCCTCGTCGACTTGGTCGGCTATCGCCGTTACGGCCATAATGAGATGGACGAACCGATGAACACGAACCCGGTGCTCTACAAAGCAATCAAAGGCCACCAATCGGTCCGTCACGTCTACGCTGACCGTCTTGAATCCGAAGGCGTCATGACGAAAGAAGACAAGGCGAAAATCGAGCAATCGATCGAGGGACGGCTCAAGTCGGCCAGAGACCTCGTACCGGCCGAAGAAGAAGACGCGGATATCGTCTTGCCGGAAGCGGTCCATAAAGGCTTCCCGTCTGTCGAGACGTCCGTCGACCGTGATGTACTCAAACGATTGAACGACGATCTTCTCGAATGGCCGGAAGGGTTCGGCGTGTTCCACAAACTTCAAAAAGTGCTCGATCGTCGCCGTGACGCGTTCGGGGAAAATGGAAAAGTCGATTGGGGTCATGCCGAGACGCTCGCCTATGCGTCCATCATCTCGGACGGGACACCGATCCGCTTGAGCGGTCAAGACTCTGAACGCGGTACGTTCGCCCAGCGCAACATTATGTTGAACGACGTCGAGACCGGCAAGAAGTTCTCGCCGCTCCACCATTTGTCGACGGCGAACGCCTCGTTCTCTGTGTTCAACAGCCCGCTCTCGGAAGGGTCGGTGCTCGGTTTCGAGTACGGATACAACGTCTTCGCCCAAGACACGCTCGTCTTGTGGGAAGCGCAGTACGGTGACTTCGCCAACTCCGCGCAAGTCATGTTCGACCAGTTCATCTCGGCCGGACGGGCCAAATGGGGACAGAAGTCTGGTCTCGTCATGCTCTTGCCGCACGGCTATGAAGGACAAGGCCCTGAGCACTCGAGTGCCAGGATGGAACGCTATTTGACACTCGCCGGAGAGAAGAACTGGACAGTCGCCAACTTGTCGACGGCCGCTCAATACTTCCACATCTTACGCCGCCAAGCGAAGATGCTCGGGACAGAACAAGTTCGTCCGATGATCATCATGACACCGAAGAGCCTGCTTCGTCATCCGCTCGCAGCCTCGCCGGTCGAAGATTTGGCAGACGGCAGCTTCTGCCCGATCGTCGAGCAACCAGGTCTCGGGGAGACGCCGGACAAAGTCGAACGTCTCGTCTTCTGTTCAGGGAAGATGGCGATCGATCTCCAAGAAGCGACGATGAAGTCTGAGGAGTCGCTCGACTTCTTGCACATCATCCGTGTCGAAGAGATTTATCCGTTCCCGGTGCGTGAGATTCGTGACGTCATCAGCCGTTATCCGAACGCGAAAGAAATCGTCTGGGTACAAGAAGAACCGAAAAACATGGGGGCATGGACGTACATCGAGCCGCGCCTCGAAGCAGTCACATCGAACCGCTTGAACGTCCGTTATATCGGTCGTCGCCGCCGGTCAAGTCCGGCCGAAGGAAATCCGACAGCCCACAAACAAGAGCAAGCGCGCATCATCCATGACGCATTATCGCGTGACGTCGTCTCAAGTGCGGCGGGCACGAGCACATACCAAAAAGATCGTAAATAA
- a CDS encoding ABC transporter ATP-binding protein codes for MGKTNVLTNVSFEVVPGEIFGFLGPNGAGKTTTIRIITGLMPATHGSVTVDGFDVATERQEALSRIGAIVENPAFYPYLTGRENLIHAMNLIPGLKKVDLNALGALVGLEMKLDMKVKQYSLGMKQRLGIARALLHNPKVLILDEPTNGLDPAGIADLRQYLRHLADHRGIAILISSHLLSEMEMITDRFAIIDQGQIKSVQGGEGEPKTESVILCKVDRAHMSEALDVAALAFDDVKIIQQSAETFIVPRPEADIPHLLKHLIDRGIGVYQIGMKHETLEEQFLKLTKKEGGTNNAFITSQ; via the coding sequence ATGGGTAAGACGAACGTATTGACGAACGTCAGTTTCGAAGTCGTGCCGGGTGAGATTTTTGGGTTCCTCGGTCCGAACGGCGCCGGGAAGACGACGACGATTCGCATCATTACCGGCCTCATGCCGGCGACACATGGCTCCGTGACCGTCGATGGGTTCGACGTCGCGACCGAGCGCCAAGAGGCACTCAGCCGTATCGGGGCAATCGTCGAGAATCCGGCTTTCTATCCGTACTTGACGGGTCGTGAAAATTTGATTCATGCGATGAATTTGATCCCTGGTCTAAAGAAAGTAGATTTGAACGCTCTCGGTGCTCTCGTCGGCCTTGAGATGAAGCTCGATATGAAAGTGAAGCAGTACTCACTCGGGATGAAACAACGGCTCGGGATCGCCCGGGCGCTCTTGCACAACCCGAAAGTACTCATCTTGGATGAACCGACGAACGGTCTCGACCCGGCCGGCATCGCCGACCTTCGCCAGTACTTGCGACACCTCGCCGACCATCGCGGCATCGCCATCTTGATTTCGAGCCATCTGCTCAGCGAGATGGAAATGATCACGGACCGTTTTGCCATCATCGACCAAGGGCAAATCAAATCCGTCCAAGGCGGCGAAGGCGAACCGAAGACCGAAAGCGTCATCCTTTGTAAAGTCGACCGGGCGCATATGTCCGAAGCGCTCGATGTGGCGGCGCTCGCGTTCGATGACGTCAAGATCATCCAACAGTCGGCCGAGACGTTCATCGTTCCACGTCCGGAAGCCGACATCCCCCATTTGTTGAAACATCTCATCGACCGAGGGATCGGGGTTTATCAAATCGGGATGAAGCACGAGACGCTCGAAGAACAGTTCTTGAAATTGACGAAGAAAGAAGGAGGCACGAACAATGCGTTCATTACTAGCCAATGA
- a CDS encoding ABC transporter permease: MRSLLANEFMKWRRTIKPLVALGMYTGIIVLTYFIVRSGNEPGDAATFVNYATMAAMTFLGIFTIVFTAEMIGNELKFDTLKHLLMSPYSRDRILLSKLVAALLIMLVQFVFIIAVSYGFALTLDGNLTFEQFRNILLSISSGVFVIFLTLMFSVVFKSVGVVIGFTVLANFLSTMIGGLLITWKPAIAKWIVFLHTDLSVYYQSPGFMETMDVTIWFSALYVLIHIIAFYIVTAFMFRSKTFAE, encoded by the coding sequence ATGCGTTCATTACTAGCCAATGAGTTCATGAAGTGGAGACGGACGATCAAACCGCTCGTCGCACTCGGAATGTACACCGGGATCATCGTCTTGACGTATTTCATCGTCCGAAGCGGAAATGAGCCAGGGGATGCCGCCACGTTCGTCAACTATGCGACGATGGCCGCCATGACGTTCCTCGGCATCTTCACAATCGTCTTCACGGCCGAGATGATCGGGAACGAGTTAAAGTTCGACACGTTGAAGCATTTGCTCATGAGCCCTTACTCACGCGACCGCATCCTATTATCCAAACTCGTGGCCGCCCTTCTGATCATGCTCGTCCAATTCGTGTTTATCATCGCCGTTTCGTACGGCTTCGCCCTCACGCTGGACGGGAACTTGACGTTCGAGCAGTTCCGTAACATCTTACTGAGCATATCGAGCGGCGTGTTCGTCATCTTCTTGACGCTCATGTTCTCGGTCGTCTTCAAGTCGGTCGGCGTCGTCATCGGGTTTACCGTGCTCGCGAACTTCCTGTCGACGATGATCGGTGGGCTCCTCATCACGTGGAAGCCGGCCATCGCCAAATGGATCGTCTTCCTGCACACGGACTTGTCCGTCTATTACCAAAGTCCCGGCTTCATGGAGACGATGGACGTGACGATTTGGTTCTCGGCGCTGTACGTGTTGATTCATATCATCGCGTTTTATATCGTCACGGCGTTCATGTTCCGCAGTAAAACGTTCGCCGAATAA
- a CDS encoding cysteine hydrolase family protein, translating into MSKTALLIIDMFNDFDFVGGDDLLRNTEPIVEPILKLKRHFKDADLPVIYCNDNFGQWKDSTEDIVRHVEASKGRDIAKRIEPEDKEYFIIKPRHSAFYGTQLDILLRQLDVEKIVMTGVASDICILFSANDGYMREYELHVPRDCVAAETDKRNDSALTVIYEALGIPIDDAKTYIHDQKS; encoded by the coding sequence ATGTCAAAAACCGCTTTACTCATCATCGACATGTTCAACGACTTCGATTTTGTCGGCGGGGACGACCTATTGCGTAACACGGAACCGATCGTCGAGCCGATTTTGAAGCTGAAGCGCCACTTTAAAGACGCGGACTTGCCGGTCATCTACTGTAACGATAACTTTGGCCAGTGGAAAGACAGCACTGAGGACATCGTCCGTCACGTCGAGGCGTCGAAAGGGCGGGACATCGCCAAACGTATCGAGCCGGAAGACAAAGAGTACTTTATCATCAAGCCCCGCCATTCAGCATTTTACGGGACGCAGCTCGACATCTTGCTTCGACAACTCGATGTCGAAAAGATCGTGATGACCGGTGTCGCCTCGGACATCTGCATCTTGTTCTCGGCGAACGACGGCTATATGCGCGAATATGAGCTTCATGTCCCGCGCGACTGTGTCGCCGCAGAGACAGATAAACGGAACGATAGCGCCCTCACCGTCATCTACGAGGCGCTCGGCATTCCGATCGATGACGCGAAAACGTACATCCACGACCAAAAATCGTGA
- a CDS encoding class I SAM-dependent methyltransferase, with translation MEYTGERVIPDQMSPMNGMLLEHIARYQFSLLYLNGRVLDFATGSGYGGQLIAKNLKGAVKEVVGVDVSETSIHYAKGRYHHPNVTYVVGDVLDRTLPEQLGQFDCIVSFETIEHVADFERFMENVWALLKPGGTLVLSTPFGQGIGQPTNEPFHAHQFTETEFEALFERFTSVEYYYQRGVLVEPKRTGRHYPFGIAVAVK, from the coding sequence ATGGAGTATACGGGAGAACGGGTCATTCCCGATCAAATGAGCCCGATGAACGGGATGTTGCTCGAACATATCGCCCGTTATCAGTTTTCATTATTGTATTTGAACGGGCGCGTGCTCGACTTCGCGACAGGGAGCGGCTACGGCGGACAACTGATCGCGAAAAACTTAAAAGGGGCCGTGAAAGAAGTCGTCGGCGTCGACGTATCCGAGACCTCGATTCACTATGCGAAAGGTCGCTATCATCATCCGAACGTCACCTACGTCGTCGGGGACGTACTCGACCGGACGCTCCCTGAACAGCTCGGTCAATTCGACTGTATCGTCAGCTTTGAGACGATTGAACACGTCGCGGATTTTGAGAGGTTTATGGAAAACGTGTGGGCGTTGTTAAAGCCGGGAGGGACACTCGTCTTGTCGACACCGTTCGGACAAGGGATTGGGCAGCCGACGAATGAACCGTTTCACGCGCATCAGTTCACGGAAACGGAATTTGAAGCGCTGTTCGAACGCTTCACGTCAGTCGAATACTACTATCAACGAGGGGTGCTCGTTGAACCGAAGCGGACAGGCCGTCATTACCCGTTTGGGATCGCGGTCGCGGTCAAATAA
- a CDS encoding LTA synthase family protein: protein MNPMNQSKGKMARFRQATVNSFQTHRLFWLFTLLLWTKSTIAYQFFFNIPIDNAMQSFILLINPLSSTLFLFAFSFFFGGNKRKWALYILYAISSLILFADTTYYREFTDFLTVPVLFQSSNIETLSSSFLSLLAWKDLLLLGDLIVLPFLLWKMNETGKASRKRVIATFTAAAAMFGFNLALAETERPELLTRSFDRELLVKNLGTFNFHVYDAMLQTKTSAQKAMADGSELAEIESYTRQNYAAPDPEMFGKYKGKNVIAVSFESAQNFTNHMKAPNGEYITPNLNKLIEESHFWPNFYHTTGQGKTSDSEFALDNSLFGLPRGGVYFTNADNEYNALPERLKQDGYHSAVFHANNKSFWNRDQMYANIGIDEFYDQDSYDLGDPADMTEWGLLDDEFFLQSVPMIEELPEPFFAKLITLTNHFPFTMPSEEHELVPKFETNSTTLNNFPQALAYQDYALGLFIDELKANGMWEDTIFIVYGDHNGISTNHNAAMADLLGKDEITPYDVAKLQQVPFAIHLPGQEEGVVHDGVGSQIDMNPTIQHLLGIDTSDQIGFGNDLFAPERNDRAIFRDGTIVTKDHVFTQSICYEAETGEVAADRDVCTPLEEEANKVLEMNDAIIYSDLLRFKEQNE, encoded by the coding sequence ATGAATCCCATGAATCAATCGAAAGGAAAGATGGCTCGGTTCCGGCAAGCGACAGTCAACTCGTTCCAGACACATCGTCTGTTTTGGCTGTTCACCTTGCTGCTTTGGACGAAGTCGACCATCGCCTATCAGTTCTTTTTCAACATCCCGATTGACAATGCGATGCAGTCGTTCATCTTATTGATCAATCCGCTCAGTTCGACGCTATTCTTGTTCGCGTTCAGTTTCTTCTTCGGAGGGAACAAGCGAAAGTGGGCGCTCTATATTTTGTACGCCATTTCATCGCTCATCTTGTTCGCTGACACGACATATTACCGAGAGTTTACGGACTTTTTGACCGTCCCGGTGTTGTTCCAGTCTTCGAACATAGAGACGCTATCGTCGTCCTTTTTATCATTGCTTGCCTGGAAAGACTTGCTTCTATTAGGAGACTTGATCGTCTTGCCGTTCTTGCTTTGGAAGATGAACGAGACGGGCAAGGCGTCACGCAAACGTGTCATCGCGACGTTCACAGCGGCTGCCGCTATGTTCGGCTTCAACTTGGCGCTTGCCGAGACGGAGCGTCCAGAGCTGCTCACGCGCTCGTTCGACCGTGAACTATTAGTTAAAAATCTTGGGACGTTCAATTTTCACGTGTACGACGCGATGCTCCAGACGAAGACGTCGGCGCAAAAAGCGATGGCCGACGGTTCCGAGCTCGCGGAGATTGAATCGTATACGCGTCAGAATTATGCAGCGCCGGACCCGGAGATGTTCGGCAAGTATAAAGGCAAGAACGTCATCGCCGTCTCGTTCGAGTCGGCTCAAAACTTTACGAATCACATGAAAGCACCAAACGGCGAGTACATCACGCCGAACTTGAACAAACTGATCGAAGAGTCGCACTTCTGGCCTAACTTCTACCATACGACCGGCCAAGGGAAGACGTCGGACTCTGAGTTCGCGCTCGACAACTCACTCTTCGGATTGCCGCGTGGCGGGGTCTACTTCACGAACGCCGATAACGAGTACAATGCGTTGCCGGAACGTCTCAAGCAAGACGGCTATCACTCGGCCGTGTTCCATGCGAACAACAAATCGTTCTGGAACCGCGACCAGATGTACGCCAACATCGGGATCGACGAGTTTTATGACCAAGACAGTTACGACCTCGGGGACCCGGCCGACATGACGGAATGGGGACTGCTCGACGATGAGTTCTTCTTACAGTCGGTGCCGATGATTGAAGAGTTACCGGAGCCGTTCTTTGCGAAACTCATCACGCTGACGAACCACTTCCCGTTCACGATGCCGAGTGAGGAGCATGAGCTCGTGCCGAAGTTCGAGACGAACTCGACGACGCTCAACAACTTCCCGCAAGCGCTCGCCTATCAGGACTACGCGCTCGGACTGTTCATCGACGAGTTGAAGGCGAACGGCATGTGGGAAGACACGATCTTCATCGTCTACGGCGACCATAACGGCATCTCGACGAACCATAACGCCGCGATGGCCGACTTGCTTGGGAAAGATGAGATCACCCCTTATGACGTCGCGAAGCTCCAACAAGTCCCATTCGCGATTCACTTACCGGGACAAGAAGAAGGTGTCGTCCATGACGGCGTCGGCAGCCAAATCGACATGAACCCGACGATTCAGCATTTGCTCGGAATCGACACGTCGGACCAAATCGGGTTCGGGAACGATTTGTTCGCGCCGGAGCGGAACGACCGCGCCATCTTCCGTGACGGGACGATTGTGACGAAAGACCATGTCTTCACGCAGTCGATCTGTTACGAAGCGGAGACGGGTGAAGTCGCCGCCGACCGTGATGTGTGCACACCGCTCGAAGAAGAAGCAAACAAAGTGCTCGAGATGAACGACGCGATCATTTACTCGGACTTGCTTCGCTTTAAAGAACAGAATGAATGA
- a CDS encoding transposase, with protein sequence MQHSDQLDYEQTDDFKDHRRKRFAIEAKNSQLKNPQGLARYKTPDLKGMTLQSVMAIIAVNLKRIIALRKEKNRIRAMKKGDWIERRFFSTLASAGSFFITYIGLCDDFPHSFG encoded by the coding sequence CTGCAACACAGCGACCAACTCGACTATGAGCAGACGGATGATTTCAAGGACCATCGCCGGAAACGCTTCGCCATCGAGGCGAAGAACAGCCAACTGAAGAACCCGCAAGGTCTGGCGCGCTACAAGACGCCAGACCTGAAAGGCATGACGTTACAGAGCGTGATGGCAATCATCGCGGTCAACCTGAAGCGAATCATTGCCCTCCGAAAAGAAAAAAACAGGATAAGGGCAATGAAAAAGGGGGATTGGATAGAGCGGAGGTTTTTCAGTACCCTCGCATCGGCCGGTAGTTTTTTCATTACATATATCGGGCTCTGCGATGATTTCCCACATTCCTTCGGTTGA
- a CDS encoding sulfite exporter TauE/SafE family protein encodes MELGFIITIFLIGFIGSFISGMVGIGGSIIKYPMLLYIPPLLGFVAFSAHEVSGISAIQVFFATIGGIYAYRKGGYLNKQLILYMGVAVLIGSFIGGYGSTLLSENLINVVYAVLATIATVMMFLPKANVENVPLDQVTFNKVIAAGSAFVVGIASGIVGAAGAFILMPIMLVVLRIPTKMAIASSLAITFISSIGSTAGKIITDQIVWEPAFIMIIASLIAAPIGASVGKNMKTKSLQLILALLILASTVKIWMDIIG; translated from the coding sequence ATGGAGTTAGGGTTTATCATTACCATCTTTTTAATCGGATTCATCGGGTCGTTCATCTCGGGGATGGTCGGCATCGGCGGTTCGATCATCAAATATCCGATGTTATTGTACATTCCGCCGCTCCTTGGATTTGTCGCGTTCAGCGCGCATGAGGTATCCGGGATCAGCGCGATTCAAGTATTCTTCGCGACGATCGGGGGAATCTACGCGTACCGAAAAGGTGGATACTTGAACAAGCAGCTCATCCTTTACATGGGTGTGGCGGTGTTGATCGGGAGTTTCATCGGCGGTTACGGGTCGACGCTCTTGTCGGAGAACTTGATTAACGTCGTGTACGCCGTCCTGGCCACGATCGCGACGGTCATGATGTTCCTGCCGAAAGCGAACGTCGAGAACGTCCCGCTCGATCAAGTGACGTTCAATAAAGTCATCGCCGCCGGGTCAGCGTTCGTCGTCGGGATCGCCTCAGGCATCGTCGGCGCAGCGGGGGCGTTCATCTTAATGCCGATCATGCTCGTCGTCTTGCGCATTCCGACGAAAATGGCGATTGCGAGTTCGCTCGCCATCACCTTCATCTCATCGATCGGATCGACAGCCGGTAAAATCATCACCGACCAAATCGTGTGGGAGCCGGCCTTCATCATGATCATCGCCAGCTTGATCGCGGCACCGATCGGGGCGAGTGTCGGGAAGAACATGAAGACGAAGTCGCTCCAACTTATTTTGGCGCTCCTCATTTTAGCGAGCACGGTCAAGATTTGGATGGACATCATCGGTTAA
- a CDS encoding rhodanese-like domain-containing protein encodes MRKIVMVLSVLVVGTLLIVLFTSNKGEITKIDVETLQNRLENDDITLIDVREVEEYEGGHIEGAVNAPLSTLNETELPYAKDDPIYIICRSGNRSAQAARLLNDRGYTEIYDVTGGMIAWEQK; translated from the coding sequence ATGCGTAAAATCGTGATGGTGTTGTCAGTTTTAGTAGTCGGGACCCTTTTAATCGTACTATTCACATCAAATAAGGGAGAAATTACTAAAATCGACGTCGAAACATTACAAAACAGATTGGAAAACGATGATATCACCTTAATAGATGTCCGTGAAGTGGAGGAATACGAGGGGGGGCATATAGAGGGAGCGGTGAACGCACCACTTTCTACATTAAATGAGACCGAATTGCCCTATGCGAAAGATGACCCCATCTATATCATCTGTCGAAGCGGAAACCGGAGCGCCCAAGCTGCACGCTTGTTGAACGACCGGGGGTATACTGAAATTTATGACGTGACCGGCGGCATGATCGCCTGGGAACAGAAATAG
- a CDS encoding rhodanese-like domain-containing protein gives MKTISTTELETLLNADDSLNLIDVRETDEYAGGHIKQAKNVPLSEFGAKVDELDRSKPIHVICAAGGRSMNAAAYLDSLGFDVVNVDGGMMSWTGETV, from the coding sequence ATGAAAACCATTTCTACGACTGAACTCGAAACGTTGCTAAACGCTGATGACTCGCTCAATTTGATTGACGTTCGTGAAACGGACGAATATGCGGGCGGTCACATTAAACAAGCGAAAAACGTACCGCTCTCTGAATTCGGGGCGAAAGTCGATGAGCTTGACCGTTCGAAACCGATTCACGTCATTTGCGCGGCCGGTGGACGTAGCATGAACGCGGCGGCTTATCTCGATTCGCTCGGCTTCGACGTCGTCAACGTCGACGGTGGCATGATGAGCTGGACGGGTGAGACAGTTTAA